Sequence from the Silvibacterium dinghuense genome:
CGCCCTGCGCCATGGCGAGCAGGCCATCCCTGGACCTCGTTGCCCCGTTCATGCCGCCTTTGACATAGCCGAAGAGCTCGCTCTCGATCAGGGCCGGCACCAGCGAGCCGCAATCCACGGGCAGAAAGGGCCTGGCGGCATTCGGACCGTGGGCATGGATAGCCCGCGCCACCAGCTCCTTGCCGGTGCCGCTTTCTCCCAGGATCAGGACAGGATGCGAGGTCTGGGCCACCTTGGAAAGAATGCGGTACAGCTTTTCCATCTCCGCGCTGTTGCCGACAATCACCGAAAGGCCGGACTGCTGACGCATGCGCTCGCGCAACACGCGGCTGGCCGCATCCACTCTCCGGCGCTCGGCGATCCGCTCGAGAATGGCCGTCAGGTCTTCGGCCAGAAAGGGCTTGCTCAGGTAATCGGTGGCGCCGCTGCGCATGGCCTCGACCGCGGAGGTCACCGTGGCGAAGGCCGTCATGACGATCACCGCGATCTCCGGCTGCAGCAGCTTGATCTCTTCGATGAGCTCGATGCCGTTGCGCCCGTCGCTGCCCCGTTTCAGGTCGATGAGCAGGATGTCGGCACCGCCGGCGCGCAGCAGGCTCCGCGCCGCCTCGATGTCGGCTACGCCGCGGACCGGATAGCCACGTGCGGCAACAATCTCGCAGCAGGCCGTGCGGACAGCAGCATCTTCATCCACCACTAAGAGATGGAGCTTACCGGCTGGCTCGAAAGCAAGCGCCGGCGATGACATAGTCAATCGTTCCGGTAGTGACATAGTCGGTCGTTCGGGTAAAGTTGCGAACATTGTGGCATCCTCCCTCGTGGCGCGTCAGCCGGAAAAATGCAGCGAAGCCATCCTTTTATGAATCTTCGGTAATCGCGCTGCCTGAAATTCCTGCACGAGAATGACCGGATTGGGGTTCGATTCCTGAATTTGCACACATGAGAGGAATCAAAGAACGATGCGGCTCTGCCGCGCCACGCCGCCGGCGCAAAACCCGTCCCCCCAAAACCCGTACAATGACGAGCGATGACACAGAGCACGCCATTCTTCCGTACCGAGGGCCGCAAGCCCTCCGATCTCCGCACTATCCGCCTTACGCCCAACTTTGTCGCCACCGCCGAAGGCTCCATCCTGATCGAGGCCGGCAACACCCGCGTCCTCTGCAACGCCACGGTCGAGCAGGGCGTTCCCGGCTGGCTGCGCAACAGCGGCCGGGGCTGGGTGACCGCCGAATACGGCATGCTGCCCCGCGCCACCCTGACCCGCACGGCGCGCGAGAGCGAGCGCGGCAAGGTGGGAGGCCGCACCCACGAGATTCAGCGCCTGATCGGCCGCTCGCTGCGCGCCGTTGTGGATATGCAGGCGCTCGGCGAGCGCACCGTCATCCTGGACTGCGATGTTCTCCAGGCCGACGGGGGCACCCGTACCGCGGCCATTACCGGAGCCTGCGCGGCGCTCGCGATTGCGTTTGAACGCATGGTCTCGACCGGCGCGCTCAAGGCATCGCCGCTGAAGCAGCTGGTGGCCGCCACCTCGGTCGGCATCGTGGAAGACACGGTTCTGCTCGACCTGGCCTATGAAGAGGATTCGCAGGCCGAGGTGGACATGAATGTCGTGATGACCGAGGACGGCGGGCTGGTCGAGGTCCAGGCCACGGCCGAGCGCCAGGCCTTCCCCCGCGCCCGCATGCTGGAGATGATGGATTATGCCGAGGCCGGCATCCGCCAGCTGCTGGAGCGGCAGCGCGAGGTCATCGCCGCCGAGGCCGCCCTGCGTGCCGGCACGAAATAGCACAAATCCCCGGCCGCAAATCCCGGGGACACGAGTCGAGTTAGAATAGGGCCGCATCTAAACTGCTAGAAGCGGAAGACAATCCATTTCGAACCATCTGACACAGCAAGGAGCAGGAGAAAAACAATGTCGACGAAGCTCACCCCCGGCAAGCTCGAAGGTCTGAAGGCGGTATCCGACAAGCGCGGCGTCATCGCTGCCGCAGCCATGGACCAGCGCGGCTCGCTCAGGAAATCGCTGGCCAAGGAAAAGGGAGTCGCCGATGTTCCCGACTCCGCGCTCATCGAGTTCAAGGAGCTGGTCACGGAGGTGCTGACGAAGCATGCCTCGGCCATCCTGCTCGATCCGGAATTCGGCCTGCCCGCGGCGAAGAGGCGCAATGGCAAGGGTCTGCTGCTGGCCTATGAGAAGACCGGCTACGATGCCGCCACGCCCGGCCGTCTGCCCGACCTGCTCGATGTCTGGTCGGTGCGCCGCCTGAAGGAAGCCGGCGCCGACTGCATCAAAATCCTGCTCTATTACACGCCCTTCGAGAAGTCGCACATCAACGATCTGAAGCATGCGTGGGTGGAGCGCATCGGCGACGAGTGCCTCGCGCACGACATTCCCTTCTTCCTGGAGACGGTCGGCTACGACGTGCACGGCGAGAGCGAGAAGAGCCTCGGCTATGCGAAGCGCAAGCCGGAGATTGTCACCGGATCGATGGAGGAGTTCGGCAAAGCGCGCTACGGCGTCGATGTGCTGAAGGTCGAGGTTCCGATCCAGATGGAGTTCGTCGCCGGCACCAGGGCGTTCAAGGGGGAACAGGCCTATACCCGCGCAGAAGCCCTTGAGCACTTCCGTCTCGCCGCCTCCTCGACGCACAAGCCCTTCATCTATCTCTCGGCCGGCGTCTCGAACCCGGTCTTCATCGAAACCCTCGAGCTCGCTGCCGAGAGCGGCACCAGCTTCAACGGCGTCCTCTGCGGCCGCGCGACCTGGAAGGACGGCATCGCGATCTACGCCAAGCATGGCGCCCGCGCCTTCGAGGAGTGGCTCAACACGGTCGGCGTCGAGAACATCGAGAACGTGAACAAGGCCCTGAAGGCTGCCTCGTCGTGGTACGAGAAGGTGGGCCTGAGCCCGGCCACGGTGTAAAGCTCCCCAACCGCGAACCAAGAAAAAGCCCCGCTTCTTATCAGAAGCGGGGCTTTTTGTTTGCGATTCCTTTGCCCTCCGGGCATCTGCGTCACGGCCTTGCTATCGAAACGATTCTGGATGAGTGCCTTGTTCTGTTGGCAGCATCTGACATGGCGCTCCCCCTGCGGATTTGCGAAGGAACTAATCTGCGACCGTGATGACGACCTTGCCTTTCGCGCGCCCAGTCTCGACATAAGCCAGCGCTTCACCTGTCTTCTCGAACGGGAACACCCTGTCGACGACTGGCCGGATAACGCCGGATTCGATCAGGGATGTAACCTCGCTAAGA
This genomic interval carries:
- a CDS encoding sigma-54-dependent transcriptional regulator, producing MSSPALAFEPAGKLHLLVVDEDAAVRTACCEIVAARGYPVRGVADIEAARSLLRAGGADILLIDLKRGSDGRNGIELIEEIKLLQPEIAVIVMTAFATVTSAVEAMRSGATDYLSKPFLAEDLTAILERIAERRRVDAASRVLRERMRQQSGLSVIVGNSAEMEKLYRILSKVAQTSHPVLILGESGTGKELVARAIHAHGPNAARPFLPVDCGSLVPALIESELFGYVKGGMNGATRSRDGLLAMAQGGTVFLDEVGELTLDLQVKLLRALQEKEMRPIGSAQPVPFQARILAATSRDLTTMVEQGRFRRDLYYRLNVVSLRIPPLRERREDIPLLAAHFLERNSRQRKQRYVLSDDALRIMSDYAWPGNVRELENSVERACTLSTGPILHIGDLPTQLQDFRLHAYRTEVDRSKAPEPAHVEQAVQPLAELERQAILGALRDLKGDKLRAARLLGIGKTTLYRKLKEYGISGAGA
- the rph gene encoding ribonuclease PH, which encodes MTQSTPFFRTEGRKPSDLRTIRLTPNFVATAEGSILIEAGNTRVLCNATVEQGVPGWLRNSGRGWVTAEYGMLPRATLTRTARESERGKVGGRTHEIQRLIGRSLRAVVDMQALGERTVILDCDVLQADGGTRTAAITGACAALAIAFERMVSTGALKASPLKQLVAATSVGIVEDTVLLDLAYEEDSQAEVDMNVVMTEDGGLVEVQATAERQAFPRARMLEMMDYAEAGIRQLLERQREVIAAEAALRAGTK
- a CDS encoding tagatose 1,6-diphosphate aldolase; this translates as MSTKLTPGKLEGLKAVSDKRGVIAAAAMDQRGSLRKSLAKEKGVADVPDSALIEFKELVTEVLTKHASAILLDPEFGLPAAKRRNGKGLLLAYEKTGYDAATPGRLPDLLDVWSVRRLKEAGADCIKILLYYTPFEKSHINDLKHAWVERIGDECLAHDIPFFLETVGYDVHGESEKSLGYAKRKPEIVTGSMEEFGKARYGVDVLKVEVPIQMEFVAGTRAFKGEQAYTRAEALEHFRLAASSTHKPFIYLSAGVSNPVFIETLELAAESGTSFNGVLCGRATWKDGIAIYAKHGARAFEEWLNTVGVENIENVNKALKAASSWYEKVGLSPATV